The Alphaproteobacteria bacterium genome contains a region encoding:
- the pdxY gene encoding pyridoxal kinase PdxY, producing MNILSIQSHVAYGHVGNAAATFPLQRIGVEVWPIHTVQFSNHTGYGGWTGRVFDAGLITELVQGISERGVLGQCDGVLSGYMGSAETGVAILDAVARVKAANPKARYCCDPVIGDVGRDVFVKAGIPEFMRVHAVSAADVVTPNQFELDHLTRRTSAMRRDALAAIDALHALGPKAILVTSLHTDETPPDAIDLVASDAAGRFRVRTPKLPISVNGAGDAIAALFFAHYLRSGSAMDALACATSSIFGVLKRTAEVGSREILLVAAQEEFVNPSQLFEAEKI from the coding sequence ATGAACATCCTCTCGATCCAGTCGCACGTCGCCTACGGCCACGTCGGCAATGCCGCCGCGACGTTTCCGCTGCAGCGGATCGGCGTCGAGGTCTGGCCGATTCACACGGTGCAGTTCTCCAACCACACCGGCTATGGCGGCTGGACCGGCCGCGTGTTCGACGCGGGCCTGATCACCGAGCTGGTGCAGGGCATTTCGGAGCGCGGCGTGCTCGGCCAGTGCGACGGCGTGCTCTCCGGCTACATGGGCTCGGCCGAGACCGGCGTCGCGATCCTTGACGCGGTCGCGCGGGTGAAAGCGGCGAATCCCAAGGCGCGCTATTGCTGCGATCCGGTGATCGGCGACGTGGGCCGCGATGTGTTCGTCAAGGCCGGCATCCCGGAATTCATGCGTGTACACGCGGTGTCGGCGGCGGACGTGGTGACGCCGAACCAGTTCGAGCTCGACCATTTGACCCGTCGCACCAGCGCGATGCGGCGCGACGCGCTGGCGGCGATCGACGCCCTGCACGCGCTCGGACCGAAGGCGATCCTGGTGACGTCGCTGCATACCGATGAAACCCCGCCCGACGCGATCGACCTCGTCGCCTCGGATGCCGCGGGCCGCTTCCGCGTGCGCACGCCCAAGCTGCCGATCTCGGTGAATGGCGCGGGCGATGCGATCGCAGCGTTGTTCTTCGCGCATTACCTGCGCAGCGGCTCGGCAATGGACGCGCTCGCGTGCGCCACCTCATCCATTTTTGGGGTACTCAAGCGCACTGCCGAAGTGGGATCGCGCGAAATCCTGTTGGTCGCGGCGCAGGAGGAATTCGTCAATCCAAGCCAGCTTTTCGAAGCCGAGAAAATTTGA